Below is a genomic region from Cottoperca gobio chromosome 24, fCotGob3.1, whole genome shotgun sequence.
TGAGCATAAAGggtaaatatctttaaaaatagCTGATCAAAGTCATGCAGTATTTATAAGTTCATTCAATGTATCTTTATAAAGATGCACATAAATGACATGTTACCAGCAGTAAATAGCCTCAGGTGGACAGCTATATGCACGTTGTGATTTGTATTAGTATAATCAGCAGATATAATAAGGTCTGACCGTTATTAAAGTACGCCATCACCACATACTATATGGTTATGACAAGTGGAAACCCTcctctgtgtgtatgcataaCTTCACAGCCCGGTTACACTCCGTTTCACGAGTCAACCGGAGTGTTTTGACAGTTGACGTTACAGTCGCGGTGTGTCTGGACTGTCACGTTGCTAGCTACGGGCTAACGCGGCTAACTTGTCTGCTACTGACTGGCTGCTTGTTGGATTTAGAGACTTTCAACTTCATTTAAATTTCACCGCAGCGATGTAAGCAAACTCAAAACATGTCCAAGTGTAACTGAGAGGagactttttatgttttcaggcTGACGTTACGCCCCTCTGAAGGCCTTTTTCCGATAACACACGCACATTATCAATGACGGAATAACTGTCAGCTAACAGGACGACACAAGTATTTATATGAGACGTAAATGAAACAGGCCGTTAAATAAACTGATGTCAAAGGTAAAGAAGAAGATTTTAAGTTAAGTTGAGTTAATGTTACTCACTGAAGTGCGACAGcgtctctctctcagctcacAGCAGTCCTGTTGTGTCTAATGACGATGAGCTTTTCTGTTGCTATAACACCGACTGCTGCGCACTCGCCTAAGCCACCGAGGTAGTGCGCATGCGCAGGGGCAGTTGGAACTCTTTGCCGTTACTTTTAGTGAAACTGGTTTCCCCATGAGCGGCCATGATGGAGAAAAGGTACGACTGAGGCCCATGTTTGGTGATTAACCTGAGCtgtagtggtggaagaagtactcaaatcctttacttaagtagaatTGGAATATTAGTACTTAATACTTAATCTTATagtgatatagtatatataatatatagtaatcaattactgaattaattatttgctgaattatattattttattttattattttttattatcacaaATCTTTTGAATCGTTCTAGAAACAAGGTGACACAAAGGAATCAAGATGTTATTTTTATCTCTTTATTTGTGTGGTAAGAAACAAGCAGCCACTTACAGATTCAACAGTTTCACTGTCCGACACAACAAGAATCTACAAACACTCACAGCCACCGACCAGTCACAGTGCCTTCAAACAACAAAACCATCCAACAGTAAAATAAGGTCGTTGTAGGTAATAGTAAAAAACAGCACCAGTTGTGAGCTTGTGGAGAGATTTCGCTCATCTGTCTCCACGTGGTGCTCTTCATGCATGGGTGTGGGTGTCGCACGGGTGATTCACATTGGCACATTTATTCTTtcaactaaaaaacaaaacaaaaaaaacatcctaaGTATATAGTTCACAGACAAGAAGATGTGatcatgtataaatataatactgataGGCAGGAATGAGACATCATCAGCAGGTGAGAGGATCAGACTGTGCAGCTCAATCTTCCTGCTCTAATAACAATAAATCCCTTTTTACTTTCCTACAAACAGGAACTTTACTTTCTCCAGCCCTCGAGATGCTACTGAAACTCAACAACATAACATCATTTCTTGCAGTTACTTTCGGGTCCCTCTATGCGAAATCTGGGGCCTCATTTATCAGTTGTGCGTATGCCACAATTTTGTACGTAAATTGTGTGTAAACGCTTATTTCCGACGCAGAGAATCAGATTAATCAGATTCTTCTTGTGCTTTATGATcttcaaacatttgaaactgATAATGTTAACGGGTGTGTGTAACAAGCCCCTagtggcagacacacacagtctacCATTGGACAATATATTCAAAGGATTACCCAATCTTTTAGggtgattttaatttaaattgaacaatGTCGTTGCTcttaaatgaaacacatttgtgtcatatatatttttgctgAATCTAATTTAGCAGTATATCAACCTTAGTCTCTCAAGTCAAGCATTTACTCTCCTTCTAACTctgtttggtctccaccagctctttagctgctaaatgttccattTTCTTCTCTGGCTAGTTGCTAAcgtttgtctgtctgtcgttgGGGGCTGGGGGGGGCAGCGTACGACGAGTTTATCAGAACGTTATTGCTGGAAACAGAGCGACGAGAGTAAACCAAAACTGTAAAGCTGTGGGCTGTAAAGCAAAACAATGAGCGGAAAGACACAGTAGAGCTGTTATTGAGGATATATCACCTTTTCTTTATGTAAACAAGCCTGTTCATGCCGATTCTAACTGAATGAAATCTTACTTATCGTCTATGGACAATCTATTACACACAGTTTTACAATTGTTTTATGCACATTCTGCTAATTGAGGCCCCTGGTGTTTTCTGCGTCTTTCATTCAGAAAGGCACTGCGTTTaactttattgatttaaatTATGTCAAGGATTATTTTTATGTTCTGTTATCAGCAGCAAAGCAACAGAAAGCTTTTCCTTCATGATATCCCCACTAAATCTTCCTTTAAGAAACGGACTTCTCTTCTAGCACTTTGCAAAGTCTATAGAAACGTTCCGTGACAGAAATGACTTCTGTGACTCAGTCCGTATAGACCTGCTGCGTTACAGGTGAGGCAGGATGTTTCTGGGACATGTGAGCGTTGTCTCAGTCAGAGGCAGTGAAGATAAACGGATGGATATTTAGATAGTGTAGCTGTCAAATCACACAGTGTTTTTGAAGCATTTGGATTCATCACCACACAGCACAGTTCACCCATGGAAATAAAACAGTGTGAGAGGAAACCCGCGGTGCAGCAGGAAGCCTGAGCACAGCGGGTGTTGAATCACAACACAAGAATCCACACACGTCTTCATGTGAGCCTAAAGCTACGGTGCCTACAGTGTATTGAATGTGTGTGATAGATATTTCACTGAATCcagtttaatatttttaaataattcaatcGACATCAGTTCAAACCATCAAAACTGTACTGGTTTTgatctttcacagtttgtttagTTCGCGTTTCTCCGCGGGATACGAGCAGGGTGATAATGAGCAGACTTTGTCAATGTTGGTATGATCAGCTTGAATTTTGCAAAACAATTTTAATTCATAGATAGCCCTTCATCTTGTGTAATTATTCAGGTCAGTCACTCCAATTATGACACAAATTAGATTTGTAAAAGTCACTTTGGCAGATCGTCAAGTTAGGTCTTCACCAATCAGACGCGTGcttcaatttatttttcatctcttAACTTTAATCCTGTGATTGAAAATCAGTGCAGTTTTCTGGTTGCGCCAGAATAATACGAAACAAGAAGACTCGGACGGGTGAAAGCTCGGCTGCAGCGTTTACCAGATACCACTGGAGCGGCCGCCGGGGGGAGCCAGGATCCGGGCGGAGGACCTCTTCGGGATGTGGTCATCGACCTGAGACCCTGAGAggaaaaatattacattattaataaaacattattttattgaactgaacacaaaaggcactgATAAAAAACTAATGAGAATTTCCTCAaataatcgtttggtctataaaatgtctgaaaaaagtgaaaaatgtccattccagtttctcaaagtccgaggcgaagtctttaaatgtctttatttgtctaaagatattcactttaataagatACAAAACCTCTATATTTGAgagtctgaaaacagcattttttaatgaaactttaactctttcaactaattaaaaaaagtccCTGAGTGCGACATTGTAGTCTTTCATCgcgatatattgtgcagccctaaccACAACGTTATGATCTTTATTCTAGCCTACCGGAGAGGCTAAATGAGGACTCGTGGAGGTCTCGGACTCCCTGGTGCGCGCGAGGACAGCCTTTGTTGGACGCATCTCCGTCTATGGGGCCCAAACCGAGCTCCTTCTTCAGAGTGTTTGCTACCATGGCCACATCACCAGAGTAGGGATCCCTGCAACCCCTTTATAACCCTGAGTctgaaacagagagggaggaggtggaaggTTAAGAGTaagtacagcacacacacacacacacacacacacacacacacacacacacacacacacacagacacacacacacacactcctcatcaAAAGTCAAACTCTAATCTTAAGGAGCGTCCTCAAGAGTAGAACAAAGCTCAAAGTGTTTGGCTTTTACAGATTCTGACTGCAAAAAATAcctatttttaaaaagtagcAGAGCAGTTTAAGATGACCCAGATATTCTGTCTGCATGCTCCCAAATGTGTCGCATTTCTCTTGTGAGATATCCGCTAGGTACTTAAACACAGCCATCTTACAGtgagcaacattttaaaatctttttcaCTGTTATAAACGGTGAtagattatttataaataaccaGCCTTAagtataaaaacatgtaaatctGTAATTCGGTGATTATTAAATAACttgacatatactgtatgaaatGCAGAAAGCATAGAAAACTAATTCCCATAAATGATCAATATCATCAGAGTAAACTAAAAGAGAACAGAAACCCTGCAGAGGTTGGGTGGaggagggcagcagcagcagcagcagcagcagcagcagcagcagcagcagcagcagcagcagcagcagcagcagcagaaagactGTGTCAGCGCACAGCGAGAGCAGGAGCATTAAATCCTTTATAAAGACTGTCAAACCAGTGCAGTTAGACTCAGTATGATGGGTGTGTTAGCAGGTTGGCATTCAGCTGACGCAGCAAAGCACAGCACGAGTCCTGCTGCCGCAACTACATAACTTTTTGAGAAACATCAGGAACATATTTTGATTCGAGTGATCAGAATGAATGAAAGTGAACACACCTTTTCTCTCTGCACCATCTTCTTGTAGAGGTAGTCCGGGAAGGTGCGCTGAGGGTAGAACTTTCCGGATCCCTCggcacacatgaacacaccgTTCTCACACACCAAACGTCCTCGGCTGATGGTGACCAAGGGAACGCCGTGGCAGCGCAACCCCTCGTACATGTTGAAGTCTCCGCCCTGCACCTGAGTGCTCACAGAGAGCGTCCTGCGCAGACACAACAGCCAATAATACCAAGTGTGTTTGTTCCGCACTAAATCAAACAATAACAACGAGTAATGTTTGTCTTCATGTTGTAAATATAACTGCGTACCTCGTCGCATCCGGGTCCCAGACCACCAGGTCAGCGTCAGCCCCGGGGATGATACGACCCTTGCGTGGGTAAAGGTTGTAGATCTTTGCGGCGTTAGAGCTCGTCACTGCCACAAAACGATTCTCATCCATTTTTCCTGTAACCTGCAGGCATTGAAAACATGTGaggaaaaatacaattaatggTAATAATCTGTGGTTTCTAGTTAGTGTCAGAGGATTCTTTGGACTTTAATCCTTCAGGTTATTATTAGCCAgtgcaaataaaaatacaaatggacACTGAATGGACACGGACACACTGGCAGCTAATCACTGAAAGCTtttgacacaggactaagactaaataaaaaagtagcTGACACAATGGACATcagcttgtgtgtatgtgtgtacgtaCCACTCCCCTCTCCCAGATGACACTCATCCTGTCCTGGACTCCAGCCATTCCATGAGGGATCTTTGTGAAGTCCTCCTTCCCCAAAGCTCTCTGCTTGATGCTGAATGGACGGTGCTCTGATGCCACCACACTCAGAGAGTCACTGGAAACAGGATATGCATGTTAACTGTCTAAATTATTCCCAATCATAGACCCTGTATGATAAAAGATCTTTGATGTCAGTGCTGTATTTGATGTCTGTACTGAGCACATACTTGCCCAGCAGGCCCATGAGGTAGCTGGGTGTGTTGGGGTCGATACGGAGAGGAGGGACGATGACGTGGGCGGCAGCATGAGCCCAGTCCTGGTGGTAATATTGCATCCCGTTCAGCACCGCGTGAGCTACTGTGGTCTCTGCGTGGACCACCTTACCTGcggaaagaaaagcaaagaggtTTTTAACAAGAATATCATCTTATATCATCTTTATCTTCATCACCACTGTCATCTNNNNNNNNNNNNNNNNNNNNNNNNNNNNNNNNNNNNNNNNNNNNNNNNNNNNNNNNNNNNNNNNNNNNNNNNNNNNNNNNNNNNNNNNNNNNNNNNNNNNATTGAGTGTCATattctacaacacacacacacacacacacacacacacacacacacacacacacacacacttgtacaatATCTGCTCTGTGCAGCACCAAAGTGTAGCTGACAGTATGCCGAGTGGCAGCCAGGTCTTCATGTCTCGTCCTGATGACCCTCATTCATCTTGTCGAGGCGTCACACTCAGCTCTTTGGCAGCGGAGGAGCTATGACTTTAAAGTTCTGCCTCTTAAACCAGCAGCCAACGATAAACCTTGTGTGGATTTACACTCTCATTCGCTTATTTGTCATCTTTTAACCCGAGAAGCAAACACCTGACTGTTGATTAAACTCCCACAGCCTTTAATATTCAGTATTGTTAAACAACAACGTGCTTTGAGAGAAGCAGGAACTATTAGTGCAGCGTGGAAGAAGTAAAGACTGAAGGGGATAAATATCCTGACTCCACCCTGAGTGGGATGTTTACTAAAACAAAGAAGTTCTCCTCATTATTA
It encodes:
- the LOC115003890 gene encoding LOW QUALITY PROTEIN: dihydropyrimidinase-related protein 5-like (The sequence of the model RefSeq protein was modified relative to this genomic sequence to represent the inferred CDS: inserted 1 base in 1 codon), producing the protein MNEGKVVHAETTVAHAVLNGMQYYHQDWAHAAAHVIVPPLRIDPNTPSYLMGLLGNDSLSVVASEHRPFSIKQRALGKEDFTKIPHGMAGVQDRMSVIWERGVVTGKMDENRFVAVTSSNAAKIYNLYPRKGRIIPGADADLVVWDPDATRTLSVSTQVQGGDFNMYEGLRCHGVPLVTISRGRLVCENGVFMCAEGSGKFYPQRTFPDYLYKKMVQREKTQGYKGVXRDPYSGDVAMVANTLKKELGLGPIDGDASNKGCPRAHQGVRDLHESSFSLSGSQVDDHIPKRSSARILAPPGGRSSGIW